One window of Buchnera aphidicola (Rhopalosiphum padi) genomic DNA carries:
- the ptsI gene encoding phosphoenolpyruvate-protein phosphotransferase PtsI, which translates to MISGILASPGIAFGNVLLLKNEEIVINRKIISTENIETEINKFFDGRKKSVKQLTEIKIATGEKFGKKKEGIFEGHIMLLEDEELEKEIIDLIKEKKISAAEATKFIIEGQAKALEEIKDEYLKNRAIDVRDIGARLLKNILNISIVDLNNIKNQVILISKDLTPSETAQINLKYILGFITDLGGPTSHTSIMARSLEIPAIVGTVNITKRVKNNDFIILDSINNEIIINPSDQKINEKKQVEKKYFFKKENLKKLRNLYATTTDGHNIKIGSNIGNIQDIDSAKKNGAECIGLYRTEFLFMGRSTLPTENEQFQAYKEIVESMENKSVIIRTMDIGGDKDLPYMNLPKEENPFLGWRAIRISMDRKEILHAQLRAILRASAFGKICILFPMIISVEEIRTLKIEIQKLQIELKKEHLIFDKNIKIGIMIETPASAIIAEHLIKEVDFFSIGTNDLTQYTLAVDRGNDLISHLYNPISPSVLKLIKKVIDISHLHGKWTGMCGELAGDERVTALLLGMGLDEFSMSSTSIPKIKEIIRKTSFSKSQELAKTVLNAATTKEILDLLNKFIV; encoded by the coding sequence ATGATTTCAGGCATTTTAGCATCACCGGGTATAGCTTTTGGCAATGTACTTTTATTAAAAAATGAAGAAATTGTCATTAACCGGAAAATTATTTCTACTGAAAACATCGAAACAGAAATAAATAAATTCTTTGACGGTAGAAAAAAATCAGTAAAACAACTAACAGAAATAAAAATAGCAACAGGCGAAAAATTTGGAAAGAAAAAAGAAGGTATCTTCGAAGGTCATATAATGCTTCTTGAAGATGAAGAACTAGAAAAAGAAATAATTGATTTAATCAAAGAAAAAAAAATATCAGCTGCAGAAGCAACTAAATTTATTATTGAAGGACAAGCTAAAGCATTAGAAGAAATAAAAGATGAATATTTGAAAAACAGAGCAATTGATGTAAGAGATATTGGTGCTCGTTTACTAAAAAATATACTTAACATTAGCATTGTTGATTTAAACAATATAAAAAATCAAGTTATTTTAATCTCAAAAGACCTTACTCCTTCAGAAACAGCACAAATCAATTTAAAATATATTTTAGGATTTATTACAGATTTAGGTGGTCCAACATCACATACATCAATCATGGCTAGATCACTTGAAATACCAGCTATTGTAGGTACTGTAAATATAACTAAAAGAGTAAAAAACAACGATTTTATTATTTTAGATTCTATTAATAATGAAATTATTATTAATCCATCTGATCAAAAAATCAATGAAAAAAAACAAGTAGAAAAAAAATATTTTTTTAAGAAAGAAAATTTAAAAAAATTAAGAAATTTATACGCAACCACTACCGATGGACACAATATTAAAATCGGATCTAATATTGGAAATATTCAAGATATTGATTCAGCAAAAAAAAATGGTGCTGAATGTATAGGTTTATATAGAACAGAATTTTTATTTATGGGAAGAAGTACACTTCCTACTGAAAATGAACAATTTCAAGCATATAAAGAAATTGTAGAATCAATGGAAAATAAGTCAGTTATTATCAGAACCATGGATATTGGTGGTGATAAAGATCTTCCATACATGAATTTACCAAAAGAAGAAAACCCTTTTCTAGGATGGAGAGCTATACGTATTTCAATGGATCGTAAAGAAATTTTACATGCACAATTAAGAGCAATTCTTAGAGCTTCTGCATTTGGTAAAATCTGTATTTTATTTCCTATGATTATATCGGTAGAAGAAATTAGAACATTAAAAATCGAAATTCAAAAACTTCAAATTGAATTAAAAAAAGAACATTTGATATTCGATAAAAATATTAAAATTGGAATTATGATAGAAACCCCTGCATCCGCCATAATAGCAGAACATCTAATAAAAGAAGTTGATTTTTTTAGTATTGGTACTAATGATTTAACACAATACACCTTAGCCGTAGATAGAGGAAATGATTTAATTTCACATCTTTACAATCCTATAAGTCCCTCTGTTCTAAAATTAATTAAAAAAGTTATTGATATATCACATTTACATGGAAAATGGACCGGTATGTGTGGAGAATTAGCAGGAGATGAACGCGTTACTGCACTTTTGTTAGGTATGGGTTTAGATGAATTTAGTATGAGTTCAACAAGCATTCCTAAAATTAAAGAAATTATTCGTAAAACATCTTTTTCAAAATCTCAAGAATTGGCTAAAACAGTATTAAACGCAGCAACTACAAAAGAAATTTTAGATCTATTAAATAAATTTATTGTTTAA
- a CDS encoding HPr family phosphocarrier protein, which produces MFQKEIKINALHGLHTRPAAEFVKEAKNFLSDIHIIYNGKSINAKSLFKIQTLGLVKDSVITLSAEGKDEKKAIEHLSKIMTELE; this is translated from the coding sequence ATGTTTCAAAAAGAAATTAAAATCAACGCTTTACATGGTTTACATACTCGACCTGCAGCTGAATTTGTAAAAGAAGCGAAAAATTTTCTCTCCGATATTCATATTATTTACAACGGAAAATCTATTAATGCAAAAAGTTTATTTAAAATTCAAACGTTAGGTTTAGTTAAAGACAGCGTTATTACATTGTCTGCAGAAGGTAAAGATGAAAAAAAAGCTATTGAACATTTATCTAAAATAATGACAGAACTAGAATAA
- the cysK gene encoding cysteine synthase A produces MYKIYKDNSLTIGNTPLVRLNNIGNGKILAKIESRNPSFSVKCRIGANMIWNAEKKGHLNKNIELIEATSGNTGIALAYVAAARNYSLTLIMPDSMSIERRKLLQSLGANLILTNGKYGMKGAISKANEIVSLNKKRYLLLKQFENPANPEIHQKTTGPEIWRDTNENIDVLISGVGTGGTITGITRYIKIEKGKRDLISVAVEPLESPVITQFLSGKEIKPGLHKIQGIGAGFIPKNLDLSLIDRVITVSSKEAILNAQKIMKKEGILSGISSGAAIAAALKIQKEKNFENKTIVVILPSSGERYLSTELFSTSF; encoded by the coding sequence ATGTATAAAATATATAAAGACAACTCTTTAACTATCGGAAATACACCACTTGTTCGCTTAAATAATATAGGAAATGGAAAGATTTTAGCAAAAATAGAATCTAGAAATCCAAGTTTTAGTGTGAAATGCAGAATTGGTGCTAATATGATATGGAATGCAGAAAAAAAAGGACATCTAAATAAAAATATAGAACTAATTGAAGCAACTAGTGGTAATACAGGAATAGCTTTAGCATATGTTGCAGCAGCAAGAAATTACTCATTAACTCTTATAATGCCTGATTCTATGTCTATAGAAAGAAGAAAATTACTACAATCTTTAGGTGCAAATTTGATACTAACAAATGGAAAATATGGTATGAAAGGTGCTATATCTAAAGCAAATGAAATTGTATCTTTAAATAAAAAAAGATATCTTTTATTAAAACAATTTGAAAATCCAGCTAATCCAGAAATACATCAAAAAACTACTGGCCCGGAAATTTGGAGAGATACCAATGAAAATATAGACGTATTAATTTCAGGTGTAGGTACAGGAGGAACAATTACAGGAATTACAAGATATATAAAAATAGAAAAAGGAAAAAGAGATTTAATTAGCGTTGCCGTTGAACCTTTAGAATCACCTGTAATTACACAATTTCTATCAGGAAAAGAAATAAAACCTGGATTACATAAAATACAAGGAATAGGAGCTGGTTTTATTCCTAAAAATTTAGATTTATCATTAATTGATAGAGTAATTACAGTATCAAGTAAAGAAGCAATACTTAACGCTCAAAAAATAATGAAAAAAGAAGGAATATTATCAGGAATTTCTTCAGGTGCAGCTATAGCAGCAGCTTTAAAAATACAAAAAGAAAAGAATTTTGAAAATAAAACTATAGTCGTTATATTACCTTCTTCTGGAGAACGTTATTTAAGTACAGAACTATTTTCCACATCATTCTAA
- the ligA gene encoding NAD-dependent DNA ligase LigA, translating into MKLIKKKIDKLRKKILKYDYFYHSLDQPIISDAEYDYLLSQLYNLELKNKEFITADSPTQRVGSNLIEKFKKIVHFSPMLSLENTFDLNGFLEFENRVKKFFDKNRLINFCCELKIDGIAVSLIYEKGILVRAATRGDGYIGENIIDNIRTIKSVPLELKGVSIPKRLEVRGEVFMLKSDFLELNKELYVSKKKSFSNPRNAAAGSLRQINPKITAKRKLIFICHGYGLFKGMEYFRSHYERLIQFSKWGLPINQEMLICKNHVEIFDFYKKIEERRYFFNFNIDGIVIKIDSVELQKKLGSNNKFPRWAIAFKFISKEEITKLRDVKFQVGRTGIITPVAYFDPVCISGAIIRKASLYNKNSIEKLNLHINDFILIRRSGDVIPKIVSVIKKNCFKNQKKILFPVFCPVCNSRLIENKEDKIIRCHAGLICNAQKKKALHHFFSKNALNVTGLGPKIINELIKKNILTNPIDIFYLTKSQLQKLDKIKEKKSLNIINAILKIKKISLKRLIFALGIPSVGEVIARKIVINFKKLDRIINATILELESINGIGKEIATNIFNYFSILSNRELVTRLSDKIYFFESSEINLKNKSFFNKRIVLTGKFISFSRSELAEILIELGAKLSNSVSKNTDLLIYGKKAGSSKIFKATELKIKTLSETKLNLLIK; encoded by the coding sequence ATGAAACTGATTAAAAAAAAAATTGATAAGTTACGCAAAAAAATTTTAAAATATGACTATTTTTATCATAGTTTAGATCAGCCTATTATTTCTGACGCAGAATACGATTATTTATTAAGTCAATTGTATAATTTAGAATTAAAAAATAAAGAATTTATTACTGCCGATTCTCCTACTCAAAGAGTGGGTTCTAACTTAATTGAAAAATTTAAAAAAATAGTACATTTTTCTCCTATGTTATCTTTAGAAAACACATTTGATTTAAACGGGTTTTTAGAATTTGAAAATAGAGTTAAAAAATTTTTTGATAAAAATCGGTTAATAAACTTTTGTTGTGAGTTAAAAATTGATGGTATAGCTGTTAGTTTAATTTACGAAAAAGGTATTTTAGTTCGTGCAGCAACTCGTGGAGATGGTTATATAGGAGAAAATATAATAGATAATATACGTACTATAAAATCTGTTCCCTTAGAATTAAAAGGAGTTTCTATACCCAAAAGATTAGAAGTACGAGGTGAAGTTTTTATGTTAAAATCTGATTTTTTAGAATTAAATAAAGAACTTTATGTTAGTAAAAAAAAATCTTTTTCTAATCCTAGAAATGCAGCAGCAGGATCTTTACGTCAAATTAATCCAAAAATAACTGCTAAAAGAAAGTTAATTTTTATTTGTCATGGATACGGTTTATTTAAAGGAATGGAATATTTTAGAAGTCATTATGAAAGATTGATACAATTTTCAAAATGGGGTTTGCCAATTAATCAAGAAATGTTAATTTGTAAAAATCATGTGGAAATATTTGATTTTTATAAAAAAATTGAAGAAAGACGCTATTTTTTCAATTTTAATATAGATGGTATTGTAATAAAAATAGATTCAGTCGAATTACAAAAAAAATTAGGTTCTAATAATAAATTTCCTAGATGGGCTATTGCATTTAAATTTATTTCTAAAGAAGAAATTACCAAACTACGTGATGTAAAATTTCAAGTTGGTAGGACGGGAATAATTACACCAGTGGCATATTTTGATCCTGTTTGTATATCAGGAGCAATTATTAGAAAAGCTTCTTTATATAATAAAAATTCAATCGAAAAATTAAATTTACATATTAACGATTTTATTTTAATTCGTCGTTCCGGTGATGTTATACCTAAGATTGTCAGTGTGATCAAAAAAAACTGTTTTAAAAATCAAAAAAAAATACTTTTTCCTGTTTTTTGTCCAGTTTGTAATTCACGTTTAATAGAAAACAAAGAAGATAAAATAATACGTTGTCATGCTGGATTGATATGTAATGCTCAGAAAAAAAAGGCATTACATCATTTTTTTTCAAAGAATGCATTAAATGTAACTGGTTTAGGACCAAAAATTATTAATGAATTAATAAAAAAAAACATTCTTACAAATCCTATAGATATTTTTTATCTTACAAAATCTCAATTACAAAAATTAGACAAAATTAAAGAAAAAAAAAGTTTAAATATTATTAATGCTATTTTAAAAATAAAAAAAATTAGTTTGAAACGTTTAATTTTTGCTTTAGGAATTCCTTCTGTAGGCGAAGTGATAGCAAGAAAAATAGTTATAAATTTTAAAAAATTAGATAGAATAATTAATGCAACAATACTAGAATTAGAATCGATAAATGGTATAGGAAAAGAAATTGCCACTAATATATTTAATTATTTTTCGATTCTTTCAAATCGAGAGTTAGTAACTCGTCTTTCTGATAAGATATATTTTTTTGAAAGCAGCGAAATAAATTTAAAAAATAAAAGTTTTTTTAATAAAAGAATTGTTTTAACAGGTAAATTTATTTCTTTTTCACGTAGTGAATTAGCAGAAATATTAATTGAATTAGGAGCTAAATTGTCTAATAGTGTATCTAAAAATACAGATTTATTGATTTATGGAAAAAAAGCTGGTAGTAGTAAAATTTTTAAAGCGACTGAATTAAAAATTAAAACTCTTAGTGAGACTAAACTTAATTTATTGATTAAATAA
- the gltX gene encoding glutamate--tRNA ligase has protein sequence MKVKTRFAPSPTGNLHIGSIRTALYSWLFARHYNGKFVLRIEDTDFERSDLKSVKSIFSGLEWLGLNWDEGPYFQSKRLERYKEVIKIMLEKGNAYKCFCSLKKLEDERTKQISKGEKPRYSGICRNLDQRNVLNKNYVIRFKNPISGKVTFEDKIRGKIVFQNEELDDLIIQRSNGIPTYNFCVVIDDLDMKITHVIRGEDHINNTPRQINILKSLNAQIPIYAHVSMILNEEGCKFSKRKDALNILEYYKDGFLPEALLNYIIRLGWSYGNQEIFSISEMQKLFNLKQISKSSSSINMKKLFWLNKYYINNLPLNYISNLLKYHINCENINLKNGPNLESVLILLRNRCHTLKEIAQSSRYFYEEFEDFEKSAADQYLIPENYVILKKLYENIKKISIWKNETLSTMIKNKSVKLKTQLRKISMLLRVVLTGNMYSPNISSIIFLIGKEKTLLRLKRAMVFIENNINDINHLEKK, from the coding sequence ATGAAAGTAAAAACTCGTTTTGCGCCTAGTCCTACTGGAAATTTACATATTGGTAGTATTCGTACTGCTTTGTATTCTTGGTTGTTTGCACGTCATTATAATGGAAAATTTGTTCTTCGTATAGAAGATACAGATTTTGAACGTTCTGATTTAAAATCTGTTAAATCTATTTTTTCTGGATTAGAATGGTTGGGACTAAATTGGGATGAAGGTCCTTATTTTCAGAGTAAAAGATTAGAAAGATATAAAGAAGTCATTAAAATTATGTTAGAAAAAGGCAATGCTTATAAATGTTTTTGTTCGTTAAAGAAATTAGAAGATGAAAGAACAAAACAAATTTCTAAAGGAGAAAAACCACGATACAGTGGAATCTGTAGAAATTTAGATCAGAGAAATGTTCTTAATAAGAATTATGTAATACGATTTAAAAATCCAATTTCTGGTAAAGTAACGTTTGAAGACAAAATTAGAGGAAAGATTGTTTTTCAAAATGAAGAGTTAGATGATCTTATAATTCAACGTTCTAACGGAATTCCCACGTATAATTTTTGTGTCGTAATAGATGATTTAGATATGAAGATTACTCATGTTATTCGTGGAGAAGATCATATTAATAATACCCCTCGTCAAATAAATATTTTAAAGTCCTTAAATGCTCAAATACCTATTTATGCTCATGTTTCAATGATTCTTAATGAAGAAGGGTGCAAATTTTCTAAAAGAAAAGATGCTTTAAATATTTTAGAATATTATAAAGATGGTTTTTTACCAGAAGCTTTACTTAATTATATAATACGTTTAGGTTGGTCTTATGGTAATCAAGAAATTTTTAGTATTTCAGAAATGCAAAAATTATTTAATTTAAAACAAATTAGTAAGTCTTCTAGTTCTATCAATATGAAAAAACTTTTTTGGTTAAATAAATACTATATCAATAATTTACCGTTAAATTATATTTCTAATCTTTTGAAATATCATATAAATTGCGAAAATATTAATTTAAAAAACGGACCTAATTTAGAATCTGTTTTAATCTTATTAAGAAATCGTTGTCATACCTTGAAAGAAATTGCTCAATCTTCTAGATATTTTTATGAAGAATTCGAAGATTTTGAAAAATCAGCTGCTGATCAATATTTAATTCCAGAAAATTATGTTATTTTAAAAAAGTTATATGAAAATATAAAAAAAATATCTATTTGGAAGAATGAAACATTATCTACAATGATCAAGAATAAATCTGTTAAACTTAAAACTCAATTAAGAAAAATAAGCATGCTATTACGCGTTGTATTAACAGGCAATATGTATTCACCCAATATAAGTTCTATAATTTTTTTAATTGGGAAAGAAAAAACTTTATTAAGATTAAAAAGAGCAATGGTCTTTATTGAAAATAATATTAATGATATAAATCATTTAGAAAAAAAATAA
- the fliE gene encoding flagellar hook-basal body complex protein FliE — protein sequence MFIDSIHDKNIYTKIDFLDTNKQKSKESHDFVNYFQTALGEISNIQNNSKKNIEKFQSNHSDMSLNDIMVNLQKSSISMELAIQVRNRIISAYKEIMNQQV from the coding sequence ATGTTTATTGATAGTATTCACGATAAAAATATTTATACAAAAATTGATTTTTTAGATACAAACAAACAAAAAAGCAAAGAATCTCATGATTTTGTCAATTATTTTCAAACAGCATTAGGAGAAATAAGCAATATTCAAAATAATTCAAAAAAAAATATTGAAAAATTCCAATCAAATCATTCCGATATGTCTTTAAATGATATAATGGTAAATTTACAAAAATCTTCTATTTCTATGGAATTAGCTATTCAAGTAAGAAATAGAATTATTTCAGCTTATAAAGAGATAATGAATCAACAAGTTTAA
- the fliF gene encoding flagellar basal-body MS-ring/collar protein FliF yields the protein MNFSTIEESVSEEKKKFNNFLSYFFKNSRVLIILFVLAVITTVSISIWRKSPDYQVLYNNLSNEDGEIIIDQLNQMKIPYKFSENSGQLLVPKNKIYELRLQFSESNPLHRDIGYEILDKERFGVSQFGEQINYQRALEGELARTIEKINIVKNAKIHIAFPKNSLFLEDKKKPSVSVILSLKSNRGLDHSQVNAILHLISSSISDLSVENITIIDQFGKLLNNSSLGVNQIDDVKLRYSEEIESRYRNRIKNILEPLLGLNNVHAQVTAQIDFNSQEKTQEQYTPNTNYKNQAIRSRQSTVNDKIKNRTEENKPEKVFSQNSFFSNNNLNNKRYLDNKIKKSDIIKNTQSLNNNNILNSNSDISHDDTINYELNHSVSHTKMNIGEVKRLSAAVIVNFVKDKNGKSVPLSIEQIKKIKNLVCESIGFSKIRGDSVYIVNESFVQKNKNPPVKLLKDSKQSNFSNTFLNLTPWFISVFFLFFLLKKCFFSSSTTNTSKNNIKNHKSYKNKNEEDLEKDKKEKIISQLKVSKDLNTDKLIHQICNISNQNPRIIASIIRQWMSDKK from the coding sequence ATGAATTTCAGTACTATAGAAGAATCAGTTTCAGAAGAGAAAAAAAAATTTAATAATTTTTTATCTTATTTTTTTAAAAATTCGCGCGTTTTAATTATTTTATTCGTATTAGCTGTAATTACTACTGTTTCAATTTCTATATGGCGTAAATCTCCTGATTATCAAGTTTTATATAACAATTTATCTAACGAAGATGGAGAGATTATCATTGATCAATTAAATCAAATGAAAATACCCTATAAATTTTCTGAAAATTCTGGTCAATTATTAGTTCCAAAAAATAAAATTTATGAACTTCGTTTACAATTTTCTGAAAGTAATCCTCTTCATAGAGACATAGGTTATGAAATCTTAGATAAAGAAAGATTTGGAGTTAGTCAATTTGGTGAACAAATTAATTATCAACGTGCTTTAGAAGGAGAATTAGCTCGTACTATAGAAAAAATTAACATTGTAAAAAATGCAAAAATCCATATAGCATTCCCAAAAAATTCTTTATTTTTAGAAGATAAAAAAAAACCATCAGTTTCTGTTATTTTAAGTCTAAAATCTAATCGAGGATTAGATCACAGTCAAGTCAATGCTATACTGCATTTAATTTCTAGTAGTATATCTGATTTGTCTGTAGAAAACATAACAATAATAGATCAGTTTGGAAAACTGTTAAATAATTCGTCATTAGGTGTAAATCAAATTGATGATGTAAAATTAAGATATTCTGAAGAAATTGAATCTCGTTATAGAAATAGGATTAAAAATATTTTAGAACCTTTATTAGGATTAAATAATGTTCATGCTCAAGTAACCGCACAAATAGATTTCAATTCTCAAGAAAAAACACAAGAACAATATACACCTAATACAAATTACAAAAATCAAGCAATACGATCTCGTCAAAGTACTGTTAACGATAAGATCAAAAATAGAACAGAAGAAAATAAACCAGAAAAAGTTTTTTCTCAAAATAGTTTTTTTTCAAACAATAATTTAAACAATAAAAGATATCTTGATAATAAAATTAAAAAATCTGATATTATAAAAAACACTCAATCTTTAAATAATAATAACATTTTAAATTCCAATTCTGATATTAGTCATGATGATACAATAAATTACGAATTAAATCATAGTGTATCTCATACTAAAATGAATATAGGAGAAGTAAAAAGATTATCAGCTGCAGTTATAGTTAATTTTGTTAAAGATAAAAATGGAAAGTCAGTTCCTCTAAGTATAGAACAGATAAAAAAAATTAAAAATTTAGTATGTGAATCAATAGGTTTTTCTAAAATTAGAGGAGATAGTGTATATATTGTCAATGAATCTTTTGTTCAAAAAAACAAAAATCCTCCTGTTAAATTATTAAAAGATTCTAAGCAATCTAATTTTTCGAATACTTTTTTAAATTTAACACCGTGGTTTATTTCTGTTTTTTTTCTTTTTTTTCTTTTAAAAAAATGTTTTTTTTCTTCTTCAACAACTAATACTTCAAAAAATAATATTAAAAATCATAAATCATATAAAAATAAAAATGAAGAAGATTTAGAAAAAGATAAAAAAGAAAAAATTATTTCTCAATTAAAGGTTTCAAAAGATTTAAATACAGATAAATTAATTCATCAAATTTGCAATATATCTAATCAAAATCCACGTATTATAGCGTCGATTATTCGTCAATGGATGAGTGATAAAAAATGA
- a CDS encoding flagellar motor switch protein FliG, translating to MTLNGTEKSALLLMSIGADQASEILKHLTPFEVQELVTSMVNINQFSNTILNTVLCECYDLFLKKNNLICNNDENYISDMLTKTLGEKQGHILLNEALEIRNIKMCIQAFNYMEPEKVVSLLEKEHPQILTTILIYLDKNQAAKILSSLSEEKRTEIVLRIAEFNGIEESNLINLKKIIDNLSKRKKLIFSEKDGIKTVAEILNSMKIEYEQDVLKKINLFNKKLTRKIIKEIFLFDNVVNIEDKYVQCLIENLEKEKLFIALQDTSMSVRNKFFKNMDMEKAKKLSFYLEKKSYISDVAIKNEQKLILMMFKNILDNGVFSLKNLGKYYV from the coding sequence ATGACTTTAAATGGTACTGAAAAAAGTGCACTTTTATTGATGTCAATAGGAGCTGATCAAGCATCAGAAATATTAAAACATTTAACTCCTTTTGAAGTTCAAGAATTAGTTACTTCTATGGTTAATATTAATCAATTTTCTAATACGATATTAAATACAGTATTATGTGAGTGCTATGATCTTTTTCTAAAAAAAAATAATTTAATTTGTAATAATGATGAAAACTATATTAGTGATATGTTGACTAAAACATTAGGAGAAAAACAAGGTCATATCTTATTAAATGAAGCATTAGAAATTCGTAATATTAAAATGTGTATTCAAGCATTTAATTATATGGAACCAGAAAAAGTAGTTTCTTTGTTAGAAAAAGAACATCCTCAAATTTTGACGACAATACTTATATATCTAGATAAAAATCAAGCGGCTAAGATTCTTTCGAGTTTAAGTGAAGAAAAACGTACTGAAATTGTTTTAAGGATTGCAGAATTTAATGGTATTGAAGAGTCTAATTTAATTAATTTAAAAAAAATAATTGATAATTTATCAAAAAGAAAAAAATTAATTTTTTCAGAAAAAGATGGCATAAAAACTGTTGCTGAAATTTTAAATTCTATGAAAATAGAATATGAACAAGATGTTTTAAAAAAAATTAATTTATTTAATAAAAAGTTAACTCGTAAAATTATTAAAGAAATATTTTTATTTGATAATGTAGTTAATATAGAAGATAAATATGTTCAATGTCTTATCGAAAACTTAGAAAAAGAAAAATTGTTTATTGCACTTCAGGATACTAGTATGTCTGTAAGAAATAAATTTTTTAAAAATATGGATATGGAAAAAGCAAAAAAATTATCTTTTTATTTAGAAAAAAAATCTTATATTTCTGATGTAGCAATAAAAAATGAACAAAAATTGATTTTAATGATGTTTAAAAATATTTTAGATAATGGTGTTTTTTCATTAAAAAACTTAGGAAAATATTATGTCTAA
- a CDS encoding flagellar assembly protein FliH, whose protein sequence is MSNVDIKKNWKPWYPEEIFLKKSKNNKTYFWNLYKLTEKDFFTNIENKKNINKLKNSSFNKESYNLGFQNGIKEKEKKYVLFTHNLNQLLSNFNVSISLFDKMLFTRLLKTVLIISSYIIGKNIEIDEAILLKNIKKIMNNDSFFLKKKQLIVHPNNKEILEKIINNSIHKDKWELCYDNNVDINGCKIRSENGDIDNTIDARWKELCRLVSEEC, encoded by the coding sequence ATGTCTAATGTAGATATAAAAAAAAATTGGAAACCATGGTATCCAGAAGAAATATTTTTGAAAAAGTCGAAAAACAATAAAACTTATTTTTGGAATCTATATAAATTAACAGAAAAAGATTTTTTTACTAATATTGAAAATAAAAAAAATATCAATAAATTAAAAAACTCTTCTTTCAATAAAGAATCATATAATTTAGGTTTTCAGAACGGTATTAAAGAAAAAGAAAAAAAATATGTTTTATTCACCCATAATTTGAATCAATTATTATCTAATTTTAATGTTTCTATTTCTTTATTTGATAAAATGTTATTTACACGTTTACTAAAAACAGTATTAATAATTTCTTCTTATATAATTGGAAAAAACATCGAAATTGATGAAGCAATTTTATTAAAAAATATAAAAAAAATAATGAATAATGATAGTTTTTTTTTGAAAAAAAAACAGTTAATTGTTCATCCTAATAATAAAGAAATTTTAGAAAAAATAATAAATAATTCTATTCATAAAGATAAATGGGAGCTATGTTATGATAATAATGTAGATATTAATGGTTGTAAAATTCGATCAGAAAATGGTGATATAGATAATACTATTGATGCTAGATGGAAAGAATTATGTCGTCTTGTTTCAGAGGAATGTTGA